In Hyalangium minutum, a single window of DNA contains:
- a CDS encoding class I SAM-dependent methyltransferase: MAHEHPSHSVHHIVPGFGADRAAHYDAQASINLAGAQALYELGVSATTAQLDGQDTASLLFVGLGTGAELVPYTRFNVPGWRFTGVDPSDAMLAVARKRLEDEGLLSRTHLHVGELHTLPPSPPFDGAQMMGVLHHVEGEEARLELLREVTRRLKPGAPLVLGCRVGMDPELMNVELRRWRAYGVPTDELEHRRQRFAMIRPIESDAALFAMFARTGLVAPRTLFVSLQYKVFLARFEPGAAG, translated from the coding sequence GCCGACCGCGCCGCCCACTACGACGCTCAGGCGTCCATCAACCTCGCCGGCGCCCAGGCGTTGTACGAGCTCGGCGTTAGCGCGACGACCGCCCAGCTTGACGGCCAGGACACGGCGTCACTGCTCTTCGTGGGACTGGGCACGGGCGCGGAGCTGGTGCCCTATACCCGCTTCAACGTGCCGGGCTGGCGCTTCACGGGCGTGGATCCCTCCGACGCCATGCTTGCTGTCGCCCGTAAGCGCCTGGAGGACGAAGGGCTGCTCTCGCGCACGCACCTGCACGTGGGCGAGCTGCACACCCTGCCTCCCAGCCCTCCGTTCGACGGCGCGCAGATGATGGGAGTCCTCCACCATGTGGAGGGCGAGGAGGCCCGCCTCGAACTCCTGCGCGAGGTGACCCGGCGGCTCAAGCCCGGAGCGCCCCTCGTGCTGGGCTGCCGCGTCGGCATGGACCCCGAGCTGATGAACGTGGAGCTGCGGCGATGGCGAGCGTATGGAGTCCCTACGGACGAGCTGGAGCACCGGCGCCAGCGCTTCGCGATGATACGGCCCATCGAGTCTGATGCCGCCCTGTTCGCGATGTTCGCCCGGACCGGACTGGTGGCGCCGCGGACGCTCTTCGTCTCGCTGCAGTACAAGGTCTTCCTCGCGCGCTTCGAGCCTGGAGCCGCCGGCTGA